A single region of the Pseudanabaena sp. FACHB-2040 genome encodes:
- the argH gene encoding argininosuccinate lyase, whose protein sequence is METSPTQTWSQRFETALHPAIAIFNASIGFDIELIEYDLTGSQAHAKMLAKSGIISPEEGEQLVNGLEQIRQEYRQGQFQPGIEDEDVHFAVERRLTQLVGDVGKKLHTARSRNDQVGTDTRLYLRAQIEAIQQQLKAFQRALLTLAEAHVETLIPGYTHLQRAQPLSLAHHLLAYVEMSQRDWERLSDVSRRVNISPLGCGALAGTTFPIDRHYSADLLGFERVYSNSLDGVSDRDFAIEFACAASLIMVHLSRLSEEIILWASEEFGFVTLNDSCSTGSSIMPQKKNPDVPELVRGKAGRVFGHLQALLVIMKGLPLAYNKDLQEDKEALFDSVKTVKGCLEAMTILLQEGINFRPNRLIQAVNEDFSNATDVADYLAAKGVPFREAYNLVGKVVKTSLAAGKLLRELTLEEWQEIHPAFEEDIYEAIAPRQVVAARNSFGGTGFEQVQRALQVARNLLDEQ, encoded by the coding sequence TTGGAAACGTCACCTACTCAAACCTGGAGCCAGCGGTTTGAGACTGCTCTGCATCCTGCGATCGCAATCTTCAATGCCAGCATCGGGTTTGACATTGAGCTGATTGAGTACGACCTGACCGGCTCCCAGGCCCATGCCAAAATGTTGGCCAAGAGCGGCATCATTAGCCCCGAGGAGGGCGAGCAGTTAGTCAACGGCCTAGAGCAGATTCGCCAGGAGTATCGTCAGGGCCAGTTTCAGCCGGGCATTGAAGATGAAGATGTCCACTTCGCTGTGGAGCGACGGCTGACCCAGCTGGTCGGCGATGTGGGCAAAAAGCTGCACACGGCTCGCTCCCGCAATGACCAGGTTGGCACCGATACTCGGCTCTACCTGCGAGCTCAAATCGAGGCTATTCAGCAGCAGCTCAAAGCCTTTCAAAGGGCCCTGCTGACCCTGGCAGAAGCCCATGTAGAAACCCTCATTCCTGGCTATACCCACCTGCAGCGAGCCCAACCCCTCAGCCTGGCCCACCACCTGCTGGCCTACGTCGAGATGAGCCAGCGCGACTGGGAAAGGCTGAGCGATGTCAGCCGTCGGGTCAACATTTCACCTTTGGGCTGTGGGGCGCTAGCCGGTACGACTTTTCCCATTGATCGGCACTACAGCGCTGATCTGCTGGGCTTTGAGCGCGTCTATAGCAACAGCTTGGATGGGGTGAGCGATCGCGACTTTGCTATTGAGTTTGCCTGTGCCGCCAGCCTGATTATGGTGCATCTGTCGCGGCTGTCGGAGGAAATCATTCTCTGGGCCTCGGAGGAGTTTGGCTTTGTCACCCTCAACGACAGCTGCTCCACTGGCTCTAGCATCATGCCCCAAAAGAAAAACCCTGATGTGCCGGAGTTGGTGCGAGGTAAGGCTGGGCGGGTTTTTGGCCATCTCCAGGCGCTGCTGGTCATCATGAAAGGGCTGCCGTTGGCCTACAACAAAGACCTGCAGGAAGATAAAGAAGCTCTCTTCGACAGCGTTAAAACGGTGAAGGGCTGCCTGGAGGCAATGACGATTTTGCTGCAGGAAGGCATTAATTTCCGGCCGAATCGGCTAATCCAGGCGGTCAACGAAGACTTTTCTAACGCCACCGACGTGGCCGACTACCTGGCAGCCAAGGGCGTTCCCTTCCGGGAGGCGTATAACCTAGTCGGCAAAGTGGTCAAAACATCTTTAGCGGCGGGCAAGCTGCTGCGTGAGCTGACCTTAGAGGAATGGCAGGAGATCCACCCCGCCTTTGAAGAGGATATCTACGAGGCGATTGCCCCTCGGCAGGTGGTGGCGGCCCGCAATAGCTTTGGTGGGACTGGTTTTGAACAGGTGCAGCGGGCTCTGCAGGTCGCTCGTAATCTCCTAGATGAGCAGTAA